A genomic region of Rhodococcus pyridinivorans contains the following coding sequences:
- a CDS encoding inositol monophosphatase family protein has product MADPADLNRLLAVASGVLDEVAERFVAGHGAPRSVDKGPNDFATDLDLELERRISGALAERTGIPVHGEEFGGPSAGEGTVWLLDPIDGTINYSAGLPMAGILLALVEDGEPILGLTWLPLTNQRFAGIADGPLLVNGEPTAPLQPARLEDVMIAVGSFDIDSRGRVPGTRRLAVITELSRRVARLRMHGSTGADLAFTAGGAIGGAVVFGHHPWDNAAGVALVRAAGGIATDFAGRPWRIGSGSVVAAAPGVHGEILKIVQSATERSVAEQLGSEGDRT; this is encoded by the coding sequence ATGGCCGATCCCGCAGACCTGAACCGGCTGCTCGCCGTCGCGAGCGGTGTACTCGACGAGGTCGCGGAACGGTTCGTCGCCGGGCACGGTGCGCCGCGCTCCGTCGACAAGGGACCGAACGACTTCGCGACCGATCTCGATCTCGAACTCGAGCGGCGGATCTCCGGTGCCCTCGCAGAGCGCACCGGTATCCCCGTGCACGGTGAGGAGTTCGGCGGCCCGTCCGCGGGGGAGGGCACCGTCTGGTTGCTCGACCCGATCGACGGCACCATCAACTACTCCGCCGGGCTGCCGATGGCCGGGATCCTCCTCGCTCTCGTCGAGGACGGCGAACCGATCCTCGGCCTCACGTGGCTGCCGCTGACGAATCAGCGCTTCGCGGGAATCGCCGACGGGCCGCTGCTCGTGAACGGCGAGCCCACCGCACCGCTGCAGCCGGCGCGGCTCGAGGACGTGATGATCGCGGTCGGCAGTTTCGACATCGACAGTCGCGGTCGGGTACCCGGCACCCGGCGTCTCGCCGTCATCACCGAGCTGAGCCGGCGCGTCGCCCGGCTGCGGATGCACGGCTCCACCGGCGCCGACCTCGCGTTCACCGCGGGAGGCGCGATCGGCGGTGCCGTCGTGTTCGGCCACCACCCCTGGGACAACGCCGCTGGTGTCGCACTCGTGCGGGCCGCCGGTGGCATCGCCACCGACTTTGCGGGCCGGCCCTGGCGGATCGGGTCCGGATCGGTGGTCGCTGCAGCGCCCGGAGTACACGGCGAGATACTGAAGATTGTGCAGTCGGCGACGGAACGGTCCGTGGCCGAGCAGTTGGGTTCCGAAGGAGATCGAACATGA
- the hisD gene encoding histidinol dehydrogenase, with translation MLARTDLRGRTPTTAELRGALPRGGVDVDAVLHQVRPVVDDIRDRGAEAALDYCEKFDGVRPASVRVPAAELGRALAELAPAVRAALEEAIARTRVVHAAQRRTDVTTEVVPGGTVTERWVPVERVGLYVPGGNAVYPSSVVMNVVPAQAAGVESLVIASPPQKNFGGLPHPTILAAAALLGVEEVWAVGGAQGVALLSYGGTDTDGAELAPVDMITGPGNIYVTAAKRLCRAVVGIDAEAGPTEIAILADHTADAVHVAADLISQAEHDVMAASVLVTTSTDLADAVDTALAAQLELTEHRERVTTALSGSQSGIVLVDDIEQGLKVVNAYAAEHLEIQTENASEVAARVRSAGAIFVGPWAPVSLGDYCAGSNHVLPTAGCARHSSGLSVQTFLRGIHVVEYTEAALKDVSGHVITLANAEDLPAHGEAVRLRFEALK, from the coding sequence CAGGTCCGTCCCGTCGTCGACGACATACGCGATCGCGGCGCCGAGGCCGCGCTCGACTACTGCGAGAAGTTCGACGGGGTCCGCCCCGCCTCGGTACGTGTTCCCGCCGCGGAACTCGGCCGCGCGCTGGCCGAACTCGCCCCCGCCGTCCGTGCCGCTCTCGAGGAGGCCATCGCGCGCACGCGCGTCGTGCACGCGGCCCAGCGCCGCACCGACGTCACCACCGAGGTCGTCCCCGGCGGTACCGTCACCGAACGCTGGGTGCCGGTCGAACGCGTCGGCCTCTACGTGCCGGGTGGCAACGCGGTCTACCCGTCGTCGGTCGTGATGAACGTCGTGCCGGCGCAGGCCGCCGGCGTCGAATCGCTCGTCATCGCCTCGCCGCCGCAGAAGAACTTCGGCGGACTGCCGCACCCGACGATCCTCGCCGCCGCGGCCCTGCTCGGCGTCGAGGAGGTGTGGGCCGTCGGCGGCGCACAGGGTGTCGCACTACTGTCCTACGGCGGCACCGACACCGACGGCGCCGAACTCGCCCCGGTCGACATGATCACCGGCCCCGGCAACATCTACGTCACCGCCGCCAAGCGGCTGTGCCGCGCGGTCGTCGGCATCGACGCCGAGGCCGGTCCCACCGAGATCGCGATCCTCGCCGACCACACCGCCGACGCGGTGCACGTCGCCGCCGACCTGATCAGTCAGGCCGAGCACGACGTCATGGCCGCCTCGGTGCTCGTCACCACCAGCACCGACCTCGCCGACGCCGTCGATACCGCGCTCGCCGCGCAGCTCGAGCTCACCGAGCACCGCGAGCGCGTCACCACCGCGCTGTCCGGCAGCCAGTCCGGCATCGTCCTCGTCGACGACATCGAGCAGGGCCTGAAGGTCGTCAACGCCTACGCCGCCGAGCACCTCGAGATCCAGACCGAGAACGCCTCCGAGGTCGCCGCGCGTGTCCGGTCGGCGGGCGCGATCTTCGTCGGGCCGTGGGCGCCGGTCTCCCTCGGCGACTACTGCGCCGGATCGAACCACGTGCTGCCCACCGCCGGCTGCGCCCGGCACTCGTCGGGCCTGAGCGTGCAGACCTTCCTGCGCGGCATCCACGTCGTCGAGTACACCGAGGCGGCCCTGAAGGACGTCTCCGGTCACGTCATCACCCTCGCGAACGCCGAGGACCTGCCCGCCCACGGTGAAGCCGTCCGTCTGCGATTCGAGGCGCTGAAGTGA
- a CDS encoding helix-turn-helix transcriptional regulator, whose product MADVTERMLALLSILQTGRAIGGDELARRLQVSRRTLRRDVDRLRGYGYPVETRSGPGGFYRLASGRSMPPLVLDDDEAVAVLLGLGALAATGPAEGGLDDAATRAYGKLDQFLPARLRPRVAAVRSAVETSALQAPSVSAELLGSVAEAIARCDTLTFDYVDAQGSPTSRRVEPYRQVHHLLRWYLLGWDVDREDWRVFRLDRVRDLLRTGRRFAPRRLPAGSATEYLRQGLRQGRTPVHLDVAASATHVADALKYQDAEIRPTGDDRTEVHLAVESWQWLVLALATLDADVRMRADPEIVRACAVFADRLRAAAQDAVVPSEDGAR is encoded by the coding sequence ATGGCGGACGTCACCGAGCGGATGCTCGCGTTGTTGTCGATCCTGCAGACCGGACGCGCGATCGGCGGGGACGAGCTGGCCCGGCGGCTGCAGGTGAGCCGCCGGACGCTCCGCCGCGACGTCGACCGGCTGCGCGGCTACGGATATCCCGTCGAAACCCGCTCCGGGCCCGGCGGTTTCTACCGTCTCGCGTCGGGACGTTCGATGCCGCCGCTGGTGCTCGACGACGACGAGGCCGTCGCGGTGCTTCTGGGGCTCGGCGCTCTCGCCGCGACCGGGCCGGCCGAAGGCGGACTCGACGACGCTGCCACCCGCGCCTACGGCAAGCTCGACCAGTTCCTGCCCGCGCGGCTGCGCCCGCGGGTCGCGGCCGTCCGCAGCGCGGTGGAGACGAGTGCGCTGCAGGCGCCCAGCGTGTCGGCGGAGCTGCTCGGCTCCGTGGCGGAGGCGATCGCACGGTGTGACACGCTCACCTTCGACTACGTCGACGCGCAGGGCTCGCCGACCTCGCGCAGGGTCGAGCCGTACCGGCAGGTCCACCACCTGCTGCGGTGGTACCTCCTCGGATGGGACGTCGATCGCGAGGACTGGCGGGTCTTCCGCCTCGATCGTGTGCGCGACCTGCTCCGCACCGGCCGACGGTTCGCACCCCGCCGACTTCCCGCCGGGTCCGCCACGGAATACCTGCGGCAAGGACTCCGGCAGGGGCGGACACCGGTGCACCTGGACGTGGCGGCCTCGGCCACGCACGTCGCCGACGCGCTGAAGTACCAAGACGCCGAGATCCGGCCGACGGGGGACGACCGGACCGAGGTGCACCTCGCGGTCGAGTCGTGGCAGTGGCTCGTCCTCGCGCTCGCCACCCTCGACGCCGACGTCCGGATGCGCGCGGACCCGGAGATCGTCCGGGCCTGCGCGGTGTTCGCCGATCGTCTGCGCGCGGCGGCGCAGGACGCCGTCGTCCCCTCCGAGGACGGCGCGAGGTGA
- a CDS encoding MFS transporter, whose amino-acid sequence MAEQQGLFTVRGLIPAWSTSAAAFGGFSLLLPVVPWAIAEAGGSDTLAGSVTAVFMFTTVLTQLAMPRLLRAFGHRATLAAGCLFLGPPSLLFLVSMAPAAVLGISALRGIGFGMITVAAAALVGELAPPRLLGRATGMLGIAIAASQTIGLPAGLAIAERFSTTPVFVLGAIISSAGLLAAIRLPRLTAKQSRTARRVPPVVLLFPLVAVGAGAIAYGGLTSLLRIAVAGLPVAAALAVLSASSLIGRYAAGSVADRIGAGKLLPVGLGLAGLAMIPFALVADDRGGAVLLIVAAIAFGFGFGVVQNEALLVAFRRAGAGNTGSASAAWNIGFDAGTGAGSFALGAVAAAAGYPAAFAAAAVLVPALPLLARLAGPSERPRPTT is encoded by the coding sequence GTGGCGGAACAACAAGGACTGTTCACCGTTCGTGGTCTGATCCCGGCGTGGTCGACGTCCGCGGCGGCCTTCGGCGGCTTCTCGTTGCTGCTGCCGGTCGTGCCATGGGCGATCGCCGAGGCCGGCGGCAGCGACACGCTCGCCGGGTCGGTGACGGCGGTGTTCATGTTCACCACCGTCCTCACCCAGCTCGCGATGCCGCGACTGCTGCGCGCGTTCGGTCACCGCGCGACGCTCGCGGCCGGCTGCCTGTTCCTCGGGCCGCCGTCGCTGCTGTTCCTCGTATCGATGGCTCCGGCGGCGGTGCTCGGCATCTCCGCGCTGCGCGGTATCGGTTTCGGCATGATCACCGTGGCGGCGGCCGCCCTCGTCGGCGAACTCGCGCCGCCGCGATTGCTCGGCCGGGCCACCGGCATGCTCGGCATCGCCATCGCCGCGTCCCAGACGATCGGCCTGCCCGCCGGCCTGGCGATCGCCGAGCGGTTCTCCACCACGCCGGTGTTCGTGCTCGGCGCGATCATCTCGTCCGCCGGTCTGCTCGCCGCGATCCGTCTGCCGCGGCTGACCGCGAAACAATCCCGGACGGCGCGACGGGTGCCTCCGGTCGTGCTGTTGTTCCCGCTGGTCGCGGTGGGCGCGGGTGCGATCGCCTACGGCGGTCTCACCTCGCTGTTGCGCATCGCGGTCGCCGGTCTGCCCGTCGCGGCGGCATTGGCCGTGCTCAGCGCGTCCTCGCTGATCGGGCGGTACGCGGCCGGTTCCGTCGCGGACCGGATCGGCGCCGGCAAATTGCTGCCGGTCGGTCTCGGGCTCGCGGGCCTGGCGATGATTCCCTTCGCGCTCGTCGCCGACGACCGAGGGGGAGCGGTGCTGCTGATCGTCGCCGCGATCGCCTTCGGCTTCGGCTTCGGTGTCGTGCAGAACGAGGCGCTGCTCGTCGCGTTCCGTCGCGCCGGCGCGGGCAACACCGGGTCGGCGAGCGCCGCCTGGAACATCGGCTTCGACGCCGGCACCGGCGCCGGTTCGTTCGCCCTCGGCGCGGTGGCCGCCGCGGCCGGATACCCGGCGGCCTTCGCCGCCGCCGCGGTCCTGGTCCCGGCGCTGCCGTTGCTGGCCCGACTGGCCGGGCCGTCGGAACGTCCCCGTCCCACCACATAG
- the hisB gene encoding imidazoleglycerol-phosphate dehydratase HisB: MSDRIARVERTTKESSITVEIDLDGTGRTEISTGIPFYDHMLTALGQHGSFDLTVQAQGDIEIEAHHTVEDTAIVLGQAFGQALGDKRGIRRFGDCFIPMDETLAHASVDVSGRPYCVLTGEPDYMVHSVIGGYPGVPYSTVINRHVFESFAFHARIALHVRVLYGRDPHHITEAEFKAVARALREAVEPDPRVTGIPSTKGSL, encoded by the coding sequence ATGAGCGACCGCATCGCGCGCGTCGAACGCACCACCAAGGAATCGAGCATCACCGTCGAGATCGACCTCGACGGCACCGGTCGCACCGAGATCTCCACGGGGATCCCGTTCTACGACCACATGCTCACCGCGCTCGGCCAGCACGGTTCGTTCGACCTCACCGTGCAGGCGCAGGGCGACATCGAGATCGAGGCCCACCACACCGTCGAGGACACCGCCATCGTCCTCGGCCAGGCCTTCGGTCAGGCCCTCGGCGACAAGCGTGGCATCCGGCGCTTCGGCGACTGCTTCATCCCGATGGACGAGACCCTCGCACACGCGTCGGTCGACGTCTCCGGCCGTCCCTACTGCGTGCTCACCGGTGAGCCCGACTACATGGTGCACTCGGTGATCGGGGGATATCCGGGCGTGCCCTACTCGACGGTGATCAACCGGCACGTGTTCGAGTCGTTCGCCTTCCACGCCCGCATCGCACTGCACGTGCGGGTGCTCTACGGCCGCGACCCGCACCACATCACCGAGGCCGAGTTCAAAGCGGTCGCCCGCGCGCTGCGTGAGGCCGTCGAACCCGACCCGCGGGTGACCGGCATCCCGTCGACGAAGGGCAGTCTCTGA
- the priA gene encoding bifunctional 1-(5-phosphoribosyl)-5-((5-phosphoribosylamino)methylideneamino)imidazole-4-carboxamide isomerase/phosphoribosylanthranilate isomerase PriA: MSLVLLPAVDVVNGEAVRLVQGEAGSETGYGSPRDAALEWQNAGAEWVHMVDLDAAFGRGDNRALLAEVIGELDVKVELSGGIRDDETLAAALATGCARVNLGTAAIENPEWCSRVIGEFGDRIAVGLDVKLLDGQWRLRGRGWVSDGGDLWEVLERLERDGCSRYVVTDVTKDGTLSGPNLDLLREVCAATDSPVVASGGVSTVDDLRAIATLTEEGVEGAIIGKALYAGRFTLTEALDAVSR, encoded by the coding sequence GTGAGCCTGGTCCTTTTGCCCGCAGTCGACGTCGTCAACGGTGAAGCAGTTCGCCTCGTTCAGGGAGAGGCGGGCAGCGAGACCGGCTACGGTTCGCCCCGCGACGCCGCCCTCGAATGGCAGAACGCCGGCGCCGAATGGGTGCACATGGTCGACCTCGACGCGGCGTTCGGTCGCGGCGACAACCGCGCCCTCCTCGCCGAGGTCATCGGCGAACTCGACGTGAAGGTCGAGCTGTCGGGCGGCATCCGCGACGACGAGACCCTCGCCGCCGCCCTCGCGACCGGCTGCGCCCGCGTCAACCTCGGCACCGCCGCGATCGAGAATCCCGAGTGGTGCTCGCGCGTCATCGGCGAGTTCGGCGACCGCATCGCCGTGGGCCTCGACGTCAAGCTCCTCGACGGCCAGTGGCGACTGCGCGGCCGCGGCTGGGTCTCCGACGGCGGCGACCTGTGGGAGGTGCTCGAGCGCCTCGAACGCGACGGCTGCTCGCGCTACGTCGTCACCGACGTCACCAAGGACGGCACCCTCTCCGGCCCCAACCTCGACCTGCTCCGCGAGGTGTGCGCGGCCACCGACTCTCCGGTCGTCGCCTCCGGCGGCGTCTCGACCGTCGACGACCTGCGTGCCATCGCGACGCTCACCGAGGAGGGCGTCGAAGGCGCCATCATCGGAAAGGCGCTCTACGCAGGCCGATTCACGTTGACCGAGGCGCTCGACGCCGTCTCGCGCTGA
- a CDS encoding histidinol-phosphate transaminase, protein MTQIPGSRITLADLPLRENLRGKSPYGAPQLTVPVQLNTNENPHPPTQALVDDVAEAVREAATQLHRYPDRDAVSLRTDLAAYLTKASGVPLGVENVWAANGSNEILQQLLQAFGGPGRTSMGFVPSYSMHPIIADGTQTEWLSTYRRDDFTLDVEASAAAVRERRPDVVFVTSPNNPTGHSIPLDQLRVILDAAPGIVIVDEAYVEFSSQPSALSLIDEYPTKIVVSRTMSKAFAFAGGRLGYLAAAPAVIEALLLVRLPYHLSVVTQAAARAALRHADETLASVAELAAQRDRVAAELARFGYDVIPSDANFILFGHFADAPATWQRYLDEGVLIRDVGIPGYLRTTIGLTHENDELLRVSEKLAATEIEETR, encoded by the coding sequence GTGACCCAGATCCCCGGCTCCCGCATCACCCTCGCCGACCTGCCGTTGCGCGAGAATCTGCGCGGCAAGTCGCCCTACGGTGCACCGCAGCTGACGGTGCCCGTCCAGCTCAACACCAACGAGAACCCGCACCCGCCCACGCAGGCGCTCGTCGACGACGTCGCCGAGGCCGTGCGTGAGGCGGCGACGCAGCTGCACCGCTATCCCGACCGCGACGCGGTCTCGCTGCGCACCGACCTCGCCGCTTATCTGACGAAGGCGTCCGGTGTTCCCCTCGGCGTCGAGAACGTCTGGGCCGCGAACGGTTCCAACGAGATCCTGCAGCAGCTCCTGCAGGCCTTCGGTGGCCCCGGGCGCACGTCGATGGGCTTCGTGCCGTCGTACTCGATGCACCCGATCATCGCCGACGGCACCCAGACCGAGTGGCTGTCCACCTACCGGCGCGACGACTTCACCCTCGACGTCGAGGCGTCCGCCGCGGCCGTGCGGGAGCGGCGGCCCGACGTCGTCTTCGTCACCAGCCCCAACAACCCGACGGGACACAGCATCCCGCTCGACCAGTTGCGGGTGATCCTCGACGCCGCCCCCGGCATCGTGATCGTCGACGAGGCGTACGTCGAGTTCTCCTCGCAGCCGAGCGCTCTGTCGCTGATCGACGAGTACCCGACGAAGATCGTCGTCTCGCGGACGATGAGCAAGGCGTTCGCCTTCGCCGGCGGACGGCTCGGTTATCTCGCCGCCGCCCCCGCGGTGATCGAGGCGCTGCTGCTCGTGCGCCTGCCCTACCACCTGTCGGTCGTCACCCAGGCCGCCGCGCGTGCGGCCCTGCGGCACGCCGACGAAACTCTCGCGTCGGTTGCGGAACTGGCCGCCCAGCGCGACCGCGTCGCCGCCGAACTCGCCCGGTTCGGCTACGACGTGATTCCCTCCGACGCCAACTTCATCCTCTTCGGCCACTTCGCGGACGCCCCTGCCACCTGGCAGCGGTATCTCGACGAGGGTGTGCTCATCCGCGACGTCGGGATCCCCGGCTACCTGCGCACCACGATCGGCCTGACCCACGAGAACGACGAGTTGCTGCGAGTGAGCGAGAAGCTCGCGGCCACGGAAATCGAGGAAACCCGATGA
- a CDS encoding ATP-binding cassette domain-containing protein, translating into MTTTVTTTEAAVRGRAITIRRVRTHNLADVDLTVPRNRLVVIVGVSGSGKSSLVFDTIAAEAGYQLNETYPPFTRNRLPKWTRPDVDHIDGLTPVIVVDQRRLGGNARSTVGTITDTWTYLRLLYSRVGTPVLGESNRFSFNDPTGMCPTCSGLGEIVVSAVERFLDLDRSLAEGAILVPGFGNGGYWYSQYADIGSFDADTPLREWKPAEREALLYGGEAAAALGHKPPDGYEGVVERFERIHLHTSDNLSERKQDVIRRFTRAETCPDCAGERLNAAARAVTLRGRTIGELSRLEIIELLEFVRTIDDSRAAPVVSALVGRLEAMVTIGLGYLALARATTTLSGGESQRIKLVRHLGSSLTEMTYVVDEPTVGLHPADMETMIDLLERLRDSGNTVLVVEHDPSVMARADQVIEIGPGAGSSGGRLVFQGTFDRLRTADTPTGRSLRRDIGRGHPAREATGRLTIADACRNNLRDLTVRIPTGVLTVFTGVAGSGKSSLAAELVDQYDATVIDQRPVSTNRRSTPITYAGIAPTLRRMFAEHNGVPASLFSANSAGACPTCTGAGVVYIDLAFMDGREVVCDTCHGRRFTAEVLGHTVNGLSIADVDDLTVGRAIEELPHAEIAHRLSALAGVGLDYLRLGQSLDTLSGGECQRVKIAKELGRAKTPTLYVLDEPTTGLHAEDVGTLLCVFDDLVDRGHTVVVIEHHLDVIRHADHIVDLGPGPGRHGGTVLYEGSVDEYTGRPTPTCRALDAARSA; encoded by the coding sequence ATGACCACCACCGTCACGACCACCGAGGCGGCAGTGCGAGGCCGCGCCATCACGATCCGTCGCGTCCGCACCCACAACCTGGCCGACGTCGATCTGACCGTTCCGCGCAACCGGCTCGTGGTGATCGTCGGGGTGTCCGGCTCCGGGAAGTCGTCGCTCGTCTTCGACACGATCGCCGCGGAGGCCGGCTACCAGCTCAACGAGACGTACCCGCCGTTCACGCGCAATCGGTTGCCGAAGTGGACACGACCCGACGTCGACCACATCGACGGTCTGACGCCGGTGATCGTCGTCGACCAGCGCCGCCTCGGCGGCAACGCCCGCTCGACGGTCGGCACCATCACCGACACCTGGACCTATCTGCGGCTGCTGTATTCCCGTGTGGGCACACCCGTCCTCGGGGAGTCGAACCGCTTCTCGTTCAACGACCCCACCGGGATGTGCCCGACCTGCTCCGGGCTCGGCGAGATCGTCGTCAGTGCCGTCGAGCGGTTCCTCGATCTCGACAGGTCCCTCGCCGAGGGCGCGATCCTGGTGCCCGGCTTCGGCAACGGTGGGTACTGGTACTCCCAGTACGCCGACATCGGTTCCTTCGACGCGGACACACCCCTGCGCGAGTGGAAGCCCGCCGAGCGGGAGGCACTGCTCTACGGCGGCGAGGCCGCAGCGGCGCTGGGCCACAAACCGCCGGACGGATACGAGGGCGTCGTCGAGAGGTTCGAGCGCATCCACCTGCACACCTCCGACAACCTCTCCGAACGCAAACAGGACGTCATCCGACGTTTCACCCGCGCCGAGACGTGCCCGGACTGCGCCGGAGAACGGCTGAACGCGGCCGCGCGGGCGGTCACCCTTCGCGGCCGCACGATCGGGGAGCTGTCCCGCCTCGAGATCATCGAGCTGCTCGAATTCGTGCGCACGATCGACGACTCGCGCGCCGCACCTGTGGTGTCCGCACTGGTGGGCCGTCTCGAGGCGATGGTGACGATCGGCCTCGGCTATCTCGCGCTCGCCCGGGCGACCACCACGCTCTCGGGCGGCGAATCGCAACGGATCAAGTTGGTCCGGCACCTCGGGTCGAGCCTGACGGAGATGACCTATGTCGTCGACGAACCGACGGTCGGTCTGCATCCCGCCGACATGGAGACGATGATCGACCTCCTCGAACGGCTCCGCGACAGCGGCAACACCGTCCTCGTCGTCGAACACGACCCGAGCGTGATGGCCCGGGCCGACCAGGTGATCGAGATCGGTCCCGGTGCGGGCTCGTCCGGTGGTCGCCTCGTCTTCCAGGGCACTTTCGACCGGCTCCGAACGGCCGACACTCCCACCGGCCGATCGCTGCGGCGCGACATCGGCCGCGGTCACCCCGCCCGCGAGGCGACCGGTCGTCTCACGATCGCCGATGCGTGTCGCAACAACCTCCGCGACCTGACGGTGCGGATCCCCACCGGCGTGCTCACCGTATTCACCGGGGTCGCTGGTTCGGGAAAGTCCAGTCTCGCAGCCGAACTCGTCGATCAGTACGACGCCACGGTGATCGACCAGCGGCCGGTGAGCACCAATCGCCGCTCCACCCCGATCACCTACGCCGGCATCGCACCCACCCTGCGGCGGATGTTCGCCGAACACAACGGTGTGCCGGCGAGCCTGTTCAGCGCGAACTCGGCGGGTGCGTGCCCGACCTGCACGGGGGCCGGTGTCGTGTACATCGACCTCGCCTTCATGGACGGACGCGAGGTCGTCTGCGACACCTGCCACGGCCGCCGGTTCACCGCCGAGGTGCTCGGGCACACCGTGAACGGCCTGTCGATCGCCGATGTCGACGACCTCACCGTCGGTCGCGCCATCGAGGAACTGCCGCACGCGGAGATCGCGCACCGACTGAGTGCGCTCGCCGGGGTGGGCCTCGACTACCTCCGCCTCGGACAGTCGCTCGACACGCTCTCCGGTGGCGAGTGTCAACGGGTGAAGATCGCCAAGGAACTCGGACGAGCGAAGACGCCGACCCTCTACGTCCTCGACGAGCCGACCACCGGCCTGCACGCCGAGGACGTCGGCACCCTCCTGTGCGTCTTCGACGACCTCGTCGACCGAGGGCACACCGTCGTCGTCATCGAACACCACCTCGACGTGATCCGGCACGCCGACCACATCGTCGACCTCGGGCCGGGACCTGGACGGCACGGCGGAACCGTGCTGTACGAGGGGTCCGTCGACGAGTACACCGGCCGTCCGACCCCGACCTGCCGGGCCCTCGACGCAGCACGGTCGGCATGA
- the hisH gene encoding imidazole glycerol phosphate synthase subunit HisH, whose translation MSATTVAVLDYGSGNLHSATRAVARTGVHVEVTADPKIALAADGLVVPGVGAFDACMRGLRSVGGDKIIGTRLAGGRPVLGICVGMQILFERGVEHGIETEGCGEWPGTVERLDAPVLPHMGWNTVEASADSVLFAGMDADTRFYFVHTYAARTWELDAPERLAPPKVTWAEHGSRFVAAVENGPLSATQFHPEKSGDAGAQLLQNWVDSL comes from the coding sequence ATGAGCGCAACCACGGTCGCCGTCCTCGACTACGGCTCGGGCAATCTCCACTCCGCCACGCGGGCGGTCGCCCGTACCGGCGTGCACGTGGAGGTCACCGCCGACCCGAAGATCGCGCTCGCCGCCGACGGACTCGTCGTCCCCGGCGTCGGCGCCTTCGACGCGTGCATGAGGGGCCTGCGCAGCGTCGGCGGAGACAAGATCATCGGCACCCGCCTCGCCGGTGGACGCCCGGTGCTCGGCATCTGCGTCGGCATGCAGATCCTGTTCGAACGCGGCGTCGAGCACGGCATCGAGACCGAGGGCTGCGGGGAGTGGCCGGGCACGGTCGAGCGTCTGGACGCGCCGGTGCTGCCGCATATGGGCTGGAACACCGTCGAGGCCTCCGCCGATTCGGTGCTCTTCGCCGGCATGGACGCCGACACCCGGTTCTATTTCGTCCACACCTACGCCGCCCGCACGTGGGAACTGGATGCTCCCGAGCGCCTCGCCCCGCCGAAGGTGACCTGGGCCGAACACGGCAGCCGGTTCGTCGCCGCCGTGGAGAACGGTCCGCTGTCGGCCACCCAGTTCCACCCGGAGAAGTCCGGCGACGCCGGCGCGCAGCTGCTGCAGAACTGGGTCGACTCGTTGTGA
- the hisF gene encoding imidazole glycerol phosphate synthase subunit HisF, translating into MTLAVRVIPCLDVDAGRVVKGVNFENLRDAGDPVELAALYNEQGADELTFLDVTASSGDRGTMLDVVTRTAEQVFIPLTVGGGVRTVEDVDRLLRAGADKVSVNTAAIARPEVLREMSERFGSQCIVLSVDARTVPAGQEPTPSGWEVTTHGGRRGTGIDAVEWARRGEELGVGEILLNSMDADGTKNGFDLKMIEAVRGAVHVPVIASGGAGAVEHFAPAVQAGADAVLAASVFHFRELTIGEVKDAMRAEGITVR; encoded by the coding sequence ATGACGCTGGCCGTGCGGGTCATCCCGTGCCTCGACGTGGACGCGGGGCGGGTGGTCAAGGGTGTCAACTTCGAGAACCTGCGCGATGCGGGTGATCCGGTCGAGCTCGCCGCCCTCTACAACGAACAGGGCGCCGACGAACTGACCTTCCTCGACGTCACCGCGTCGAGCGGTGACCGCGGCACCATGCTCGACGTCGTCACGCGCACCGCCGAGCAGGTGTTCATCCCGCTCACCGTGGGAGGTGGCGTCCGCACCGTCGAGGACGTCGACCGTCTGTTGCGTGCCGGCGCCGACAAGGTTTCGGTGAACACCGCGGCCATTGCCCGGCCCGAGGTGCTGCGCGAGATGTCCGAGCGCTTCGGCTCGCAGTGCATCGTGCTGTCGGTCGACGCGCGCACCGTGCCCGCCGGTCAGGAACCGACGCCGAGCGGCTGGGAGGTCACCACGCACGGCGGCCGCCGCGGTACGGGGATCGACGCGGTCGAGTGGGCCCGGCGCGGCGAGGAACTCGGCGTCGGCGAGATCCTGCTCAACTCGATGGACGCCGACGGCACGAAGAACGGATTCGACCTGAAGATGATCGAGGCCGTGCGCGGGGCCGTGCACGTGCCCGTCATCGCCTCCGGGGGCGCCGGAGCCGTCGAGCATTTCGCGCCCGCCGTGCAGGCCGGTGCCGACGCGGTGCTCGCCGCGAGCGTCTTCCACTTCCGGGAGCTGACGATCGGCGAGGTCAAGGACGCGATGCGTGCGGAAGGGATCACGGTTCGATGA